In Capsicum annuum cultivar UCD-10X-F1 chromosome 11, UCD10Xv1.1, whole genome shotgun sequence, one genomic interval encodes:
- the LOC124888880 gene encoding uncharacterized mitochondrial protein AtMg01250-like gives MISFEVMLYPKRKTQGKVGYATLKMDMSKAYDRVEWGFPQAMMVKMGFCMEWVNKVMNMVTTVTYQFIHGGKSFGNISPRRGLRQGDLISPYLFLPVTEGFLALLKKISFQGRIHGVKICTKAPSILQLFFTNDALYLFKAATKEAMTIRQCLEIYQAASSQQVDFQMSNIFFTGNTNASV, from the coding sequence ATGATTTCCTTTGAAGTTATGCTTTATCCAAAGAGGAAAACACAAGGCAAAGTTGGTTATGCAACTCTTAAGATGGACATGAGTAAAGCTTATGACCGTGTTGAATGGGGTTTTCCACAGGCAATGATGGTAAAGATGGGATTTTGTATGGAATGGGTGAATAAAGTTATGAATATGGTAACAACAGTTACATATCAATTTATTCATGGTGGAAAGTCGTTCGGAAATATTTCTCCGAGAAGAGGTTTGAGGCAAGGTGATCTAATATCACCTTATCTATTTTTGCCAGTTACAGAGGGTTTTTTAGCCTTGTTAAAGAAAATTTCTTTCCAAGGAAGAATTCATGGTGTCAAAATCTGCACTAAAGCACCATctattttacaattatttttcaCGAATGATGCTTTATATCTCTTTAAAGCAGCAACGAAGGAGGCGATGACTATTAGGCAATGCTTGGAGATCTATCAGGCAGCTTCTAGCCAACAGGTAGATTTTCAAATGTCTAATATATTTTTCACTGGCAACACTAATGCAAGTGTGTAA